One Salmo trutta chromosome 24, fSalTru1.1, whole genome shotgun sequence genomic region harbors:
- the LOC115161272 gene encoding eukaryotic translation initiation factor 3 subunit A-like: MGKRQGLSRPQGKETGLSRPQGKETGLSRPQGKETGLSRPQGKETGLSSPQGKRRGCPVLRERDRAVQAPGERDRAVQSSGKETGLSSPQGKRRSCPVLRERDGAVQSSGKETELSSPQGKRRSCPVLRERDGAVQSSGKETGLSSPQGKRRSCPGLRGKRQDCPVLRERDRAVQAPGERDRTVQSSGKETGLSRPQGKETGLSRPQGKETGLSSPQGKRQGCPGPRGKRQGCPVLRGKRQGCPGLRGKRRSCPVLRERDRAVQASGERDRAVQASGEETGLSRPQGKETGLSRPQGKETGLSRPQGKETGLSRPQGKRQGCLLKG; encoded by the exons ATGGGGAAGAGACAGGGCCTGTCCAGGCCCCAGGGGAAAGAGACGGGCCTGTCCAGGCCTCAGGGGAAAGAGACAGGGCTGTCCAGGCCTCAGGGGAAAGAGACAGGGCTGTCCAGGCCCCAGGGGAAAGAGACTGGGCTGTCCAGTCCTCAGGGAAAGAGACGGGGCTGTCCAGTCCTCAGGGAAAGAGACAGGGCTGTCCAGGCCCCAGGGGAAAGAGACAGGGCTGTCCAGTCCTCAGGGAAAGAGACAGGGCTGTCCAGTCCTCAGGGAAAGAGACGGAGCTGTCCAGTCCTCAGGGAAAGAGACGGAGCTGTCCAGTCCTCAGGGAAAGAGACGGAGCTGTCCAGTCCTCAGGGAAAGAGACGGAGCTGTCCAGTCCTCAGGGAAAGAGACGGAGCTGTCCAGTCCTCAGGGAAAGAGACAGGGCTGTCCAGTCCTCAGGGAAAGAGACGGAGCTGTCCAGGCCTCAGGGGAAAGAGACAGGACTGTCCAGTCCTCAGGGAAAGAGACAGGGCTGTCCAGGCCCCAGGGGAAAGAGACAGGACTGTCCAGTCCTCAGGGAAAGAGACAGGGCTGTCCAGGCCCCAGGGGAAAGAGACAGGACTGTCCAGGCCTCAGGGGAAAGAGACAGGGCTGTCCAGTCCTCAGGGAAAGAGACAGGGCTGTCCAGGCCCCAGGGGAAAGAGACAGGGCTGTCCAGTCCTCAGGGGAAAGAGACAGGGCTGTCCAGGCCTCAGGGGAAAGAGACGGAGCTGTCCAGTCCTCAGGGAAAGAGACAGGGCTGTCCAGGCCTCAGGGGAAAGAGACAGGGCTGTCCAGGCCTCAGGGGAAGAGACAGGGCTGTCCAGGCCTCAGGGGAAAGAGACAGGGCTGTCCAGGCCTCAGGGGAAAGAGACAGGGCTGTCCAGGCCTCAGGGGAAAGAg ACAGGGCTGTCCAGGCCTCAGGGAAAGAGACAGGGCTGTCtcttaaagggataa